TAATAGATTTTTCATTGCTGGTATCCCTCCTACGAACAGAAGGATACCAAATTTATGTACAAATTTGTACATTTTTATTTTCCACTTTTCGCAATTCTTATTTTATCATTTATAGTTTTTATATATAATGATGGTATAAAATAAAGTTGACTTTGTGATATAAGAAACGGATAAAATTAATATATACTGCAAGTTGCAGTTGTAAAATAATATGAACTATACTTATACTATGGGGGTATATAAAAGTGAAAATTAAGAAAAAGAGAAATTCCATTATTTTTGTTGTATTTTTGTTAGTTCTAATTACTTCAACAATTATATATTTTGATAATAATATCTTGCAAGTGTCGCAATATACAGTAAGATCACATAAAATTCCAACATTATTTAATGGTTTCAAAATAATGCAATTATCTGATTTGCATAGCAAGAACTTTGGAAAGAACAATTATAGACTTATAAAAAAGATTAATAGTGAAAATCCTGATATTATTGTAATGACAGGAGATATGGTTAATACAAAAGATACTGATTTTGAAGTGTTTATTAATTTAGCTGAACAGCTAAGTAAAAGTTATGAAACATATTATATCGTTGGCAACCATGAACAAAATTTAAGTGACAATAAATTGAAGTCATTAACAGATAAACTTAATACAATTGGAATTAGGGTGCTGGATAATGAAAAAGTTACAATTACAAAAGGCAATGATAGTATTAATCTATATGGGCTATGGTTTAATCTTAAATATTATAAAGATGTGAGCAACGAATACACAAAGAATGCGTATTTTGGGACCGAACAAATCAAAACTGTTTTAGGTAGTTTGGATAATAACTCATATAACATTTTGTTAACTCATAATCCAGTGTATTTTGACACATATTCGAATTGGGGTGCAGATTTAACTTTGTCTGGTCATATTCATGGCGGTATGGTAAGAATACCTTTTATGGGTGGATTACTTTCCCCTGAAAGAGAAATTTTTCCTAAATATGATGCAGGAGAGTATCAGATTAATGGAAAAGAACTAATTGTTAATAGAGGATTGGGCAATAGTTTTGGGTTTAGAATATTTAATCGGCCGGAAATATCAGTAATTATACTGTCAAATTAACCGCGGTGGTGAACATTGATTGAATTTCATGGATACGAATGAGCTTTACTTAGGACCAACCAATTTGTTGAATTGCTTAATAATAATGCTGAAAACCAGATCGTTATCTATCCAATTATTATCGGATTATTCATAAACAAGACTTGTTTTTGGCAGGAGTAAATTAATCTTCATATTCATAATGGAGTAGAAGAAAGAGCTATACTGAATCCGCATTTATAAAAACAGGATGTCTGTGCCTGTTTTTATTTTTTTGTGGCATTATGTGATGATTGGTTATATGCTGTTTTATTTTTCAGAAAAAATTGGAAGCAAATCTATTGACTTTTCTTAAAAATAGTAATAATATATACATATAAACGAACTGTGTTTTAAGGGAAATTATGTGATATATTAATGGTGAGTTAAGTGGAGTATATGTTTATTAAACCAGATAATATGGATGGACAAAGGATTTCTTATAATTATGTAGTGCAACGATATAAAATACAACAATTATTAAAGGAACAACCGCTTGTTGTATTAAATAATATTTGTGAAGAAATCACAAGCGGAATTAGAGTGAAAAAAGAATATTATACAGATAAGGATGGGTACAGAATCGTTGCTCCTGGAGATATAAGAAGTGATATTGTATATGTTAATGAACTAAAGATGGTACGGACTGAAGTGGTGAAAGAAAAAGACATTATTAATAGTGGTGATGTTTTGATTACATCGTCAGGCAAATCAGGACAGATAATATACGCAAATGAAGCATTAGAAGGCTGTGTAGTAACGTCGGATATTATAAAAATTACGTTAAGGGACAGGAGTAAAGGTGTAAAGTTATATAGATTTTTAAAAAGTGATACAGGGCAAATGCTCTTAAACTCTATAAAAATAGGGATTCTAAATAAAATTTTTGTGGAGGATGTTGCAAATTTATTAATTCCTGAAGATTTTGGCGCATATAAAGAAGGCTATTCTGATGATGCTTTACGGTATGCAAGGGCAGAAAAATTATATAAATCAGCGGAAAACATGTTTTATAAAATAATTGATTATAAAGGGGAAGAAGAGTACCTTAAATACTTTTATGTTACAGATCATCTTGATAGCCATAGGTTAGACCCTGAATATTATTCGAATTTTTATACTGAATTGTATAGGGTGATTCAGAAAAACACGGAAAATGTTAAATGGCAGGAACTTGGAGAACTTGTAAAAATCAAAGTGGCCGAGAGACCTAAAATAAACGAAAATCAAAAGGTAAAGTATTTTTTGTTGGCTGATATAGACCCTTATTTTTCAATTATAAAAGAAACTCACGAGGATTTTTACGGCAATTTAAGCAATCGGATGAGATATATTGTCAGAAGTGGAGAAATAGTAACTGCCAAAGGTGGAAGTGCCACAGGGACTAAGGGACATGCAACGGCGCTTATCACAGAAGAATTTGATGGTATGGTCACAACAGATGCGCTGTACAATTTGGTTCCCAGAAATATTAGTCCTTATTATCTCTTATTTTTATTTAAACAGCCAGTGATTTTAAATCAGATAAATATGTTTACTAAAGGAACATTGTATAAACTTATTCAGAGAAAGGACTTTGAAAGAATTAGAATACCACGGCTGAGGACAGATTTAGAGTGGCAAATAGCAGATAAAATGATGAATTATTTAAATCAGTTACAAAACAAATTTTAAAAGAGGTGTTATATATGGGTAAAAATCAATGGGTTGTAAAACATGGCGACAAATGGGCTGTTAAAGGTGAAGGCAACGAAAGAGTAACTAAAGTTACTGATACGCAAAAACAAGCAATAAATGTAGCAAAAGGAATTGCCCAAAACCAGAAATCAGAACTGATTATCCAAGGAAGAGACGGCAAAATAAGAAGTAAAGATAGTTATGGAAATGACACGTGTCCACCACGAGATAAGGAACATTAATGGAGGTGGATGCTGTTGGTAGAAATAATATATGATCAACTTAAAACTCCTAAGTCCATTGAAGAGTTACATCAAAGATTAAATGAATCGGGTATAAGATGGAACAAAGCACAAGTAGAATTATTTCTTCAAATGGATAGCAATATCAAAAAAATAGGAGACATATACAGTGCTGCAGGAAATGATTTAAATAACATTATACTGGATGTAATAGATAAAGCCATAGAGGGAAAGCCAGTCATACCCATTAAAAAAATTATGGAGTATGTACCAAGTGATATTACTGTTAGTGCAGAGGAGATATCAAAAATTGCCGAGCAAAGTGGAAGGTATATACTTCATCCCAACGGAGCTGTTTTAATGAGAGCAGAAAATTAAGGAGGAACTTGCATGCAGGAACTAAAGGATAAAATCAAAAAACTTGGTTACGATGAAATAAAGGATATTGATGATGCTACCTTTGTAGCCAGTCATAAAGATGTATATGTATATGTAAAAAAAGTAGATGAAGAACAGTTGAAACCAGAACTGGTTACAAGCATAACCTATGAAGCAATGGCAACAGATCCTATATCTACATATGCTTGGATTACAAATGGTACCAGCAATGCCTATATACTTGTGGAAGAGGAAAAGGCTGTTTCTGAAATTCCATCGGTCTTTGAAGATGAAAACAAATTGTACTCAGGCAAAAGGCAACTTACTGATAGGGACAAATGGTCAATAAGAAAATATCAGGAGCTACAAGAGAAATTTGATGGACTCCATGAAATGATTTATGCAAATAAAGACCATGTGAATAATTCCAATGATGTAATTGATGAATTTAGTAAACTTATTTTCATGGAAACATTCAGGCTATATCACCCAGATTATCAGTTGAAAAAAGGAAATTTATCAGGAAAATTTTTTAATGATATTTACAGTTACGAATATGTAGCAAAAAACAAGGGTAAAGCCGTCCAAGAGATAAGGGAAGCCTTTAAAGAAATAAAGGACCATGCAGATTATGTTGCTATTTTGGATAATGGGGAAAAGGCAAACATATTTAGTGCAGATGAATATATAAAACTGGAGAATCCCAACATTTATATTGCTGTTTTAAAGGCTCTCCAGGATTTAGGACCGATAGTAATTGACGGTGTAGAGAAACCTGCCACTTTAAGGGATTTGACTGGGGATGTATTGGGCAGGGTTTTTGATGTACTGCTTCGTGGAAAGTTTGAGAATAAAGGCGGTATGGGTATCTATCTTACTCCAAGACAGGTAACGGAAGCAGCAGCAGAAATGGTTTTACACGACCTTACCAAAGATGGGGCAGCAAAACTAATTGGTAAAGACCCAAAAACAGGAATCCCTACCCTCCGCATAGGTGATTTGTGCTGCGGTTCGGCGGGATTTTTAATAAAAATGCTTCAGAAGATAGAACACTACCTCCTAAATAAATTAACAGGAGACAAGAAACAATATGAAGAACTTTTTGAACAAATGAAGGAACACTGCTTTATCGGTGCGGATAATGCCCCGGGAATGGTTCTCAAGGCAAGAATCAATATGGCGCTACATGGAGCGCCTAAGTGTCCTATTTTCCAAACGAGAAATTCACTAGTGAATACACGCCTTAAACCAGGGACATTCGATGCAATCCTTACAAATCCTCCATTTTCGAAAACTGGTATTTCAAAAACGATTAAGAAAGGGAATACCACTGTTGAAAACCCTGAAGGCGCTGAAATTATCAAATATTATTCTTCTGACATAGATGAGGATGGACAAAACAGAATGAATCCTTATGGCTTATCACTTGGGTCAAAGCCAGACAGCAGAGGTCAGTGGAAAGAAGTAAATTCTGTAGACCCTGCAGTATTGTTTATCGATAGAAACCTTCAATTATTGAAACCAGGCGGGCTACTCATGATAGTTGTACCAGACGGCATACTCTCAAACTCAGGGGATAAATATGTCCGTGAATACATCATGGGTAAAAAGAACCCTGTAACTGGGGAATTTGAAGGTGGTAAAGCAATACTGAAAGCAGTAATTAGCCTTCCGCAAGAAACCTTTGCCCTTTCAGGAGCAGGTGCAAAAACTTCGCTGCTGTACCTAAAAAAGAAGGAACATCCAGGAGAAAAACAGGGTCCTGTATTTATGGCAGTAGCAGATGAGGTTGGATTTACTGTAAAACAGAATGTAGAAGTACAACTAGGCGATGACCACAATGACCTACTAAAGATTGTGGAGGCTTATAAGAAGGGTATGCCGGAGGATGTAGAATAGGTGGTGATATATAAAGTGAATGCTTATATTTCAATTATGAAAAAGCCAAACATAATTTGGATTAATAGTAGTTTCATAGATGACAGAATTAACAGCAATCATTATAAAGAAAAAATGTTGACTAATATAGAAAATATATTAAATAGTGGATTATATATACTCAAAATAAATGATATTGTTGAAGTAAATCGAAGGGGTAAAGGGTTAAGTGTATTAAAGGATGGAGAAATACCTAATTATAAAGTTCGTAATTTAACTAATTTTGGAGTAGATGAAGAACCTGATTATGTATCAAAAGAAGACTTTATCAAAAATAAATCGTGCCATATAAAAAAGGGAGATGTTTTGTTGGCATCAACGGGCGTTGGCTCATTGGGAAAAGTTGATTTATTTTATGGTAATTTTCCAGCAACTGTCGATGGACATATAACTATTTTAAGAACTAAAGAAAATTTCGATAGTGGATATTTAAAGGCATACTTACAGAGTAAATATGGGCAAATTATGATTGAACAAAATACTTTAGGAAGTACTGGTCAGACCGAATTATATCCAAAAGATATTGAAAAATTTTTAATCCCCATCCCATCTCCTGAAATTCAAAAATACATAGGAGATAAGGTTAGAAAAGCAGATGAGTTGAGAGAAGAAGCGAAAAGATTGAAGAAAGAGGCTGAAACATTTCTTTATGAAATGCTTCAACTTAAACCATTAAATGATTTTGATAAAGATATGTTTTCATTTGTCAATAGTAATTATATTGATTCTGAAAGATTAGATTCGGAGTATTATAAAACAAAATATATTACATTAGAGAAACTCTTAAAAAGTAAAAAAGTTACTTCTTTTAAGGATATTATAATCGAAAGTAAGTATGGAGCATCTGTGCCAGCAGATTACACAATGGTTGGTATACCTTTTATTAGAGGAAATAATTTAACTGATAATGAAATTAATATTGATGATATTGTATATTTAAATAAAAAATTAAAAGATGAAGTTAAAGACCATCATGTAAATACTGGAGATATTTTGATAACAAGAAGTGGAACTGTTGGTATTAGTGCAGTTGTTGATGAAAAATGCGATGGGTTCTCATTTGGTTCATTTATGATAAAACTACGTATTGATATGAGAATATGGAACCCTTATTATATAGCAGCATTCTTAAATTCATTTTGGGGGAAATGGCAAATTGAAAGGTTACAAAATGGTGCTGTTCAGCAAAATATTAATTTACAAGAAATTGGTAGAATTATAATACCTATTATTTCAAAAGAAAATCAAGATAAAATTGAAGAATTAATCAAAAATTATATTAATAAAAAAAGACAATCAAAGCAACTAATCCAGGAAGCCAAGCAAGATGTTGAAGACCTAATAGAAGGCAACTTTGATATGTCAAAAGTAAAAGCAAATAGTTAAAATTTTGTACAGAGCAAAGGCAGGTGAGACCTTTGGTAAACATAAACGAGTTGGTTAAAAGTTTAAATAACCTATACGACTACGGGGAAATAAAAAATAACATAGATTTACAATACCTTATAGACCAAAACTTTATTAGTCTTGTAGAGGACAGGCTGGTTATTACGAAAAAATGGATTAAGTTTAGCGGAAAAGTAAATAGAGAAGATTTTATAACATCGCTTCTCTGTTTCTATCCACCTCTGTTACATAAGTTGCTAAAAAAAGTATACAAAGAGGCTTGTATTATAGGTCAAAGAGGGGACAGTAAAGCTCTATATGAGTTTATAGACAGCATCCCTGAATTTGCTGAAACCATATTAAACATCAAGGATAAAGATGTAGAAGAAACGGAAGAAATAAAATCCTTTTATCAGGCTGTGTTTAATGGTTATCCTCAATATCCTTCAATACTTACAAAACTAAAAACCATGCAGTTGGCAGAGGATACAGAGGATGTGGAGTTATCACCGATGGGTAATAACCCTAATGAAATATGGGTACAGGGCAGGAGGATAACTTCATCTGTTAACCTCTCGAAGTTAAAGGATAAAAACAAATACACCTTTACTCCCTATGAATACAAGGATTTTCCAGTGGAAGAGAAAGTAGCGGAGGTTCTTTCTTACCCATGGAAAACTTTTTTAACGATACTATCAATGGTAGCCCTTGAATACCAAACGGCTGGTTTTGAAGGATTATCCATAAGACCCACGGACCACACCAACTACTATACAACTCAAGCCTTAGACTTTTACATCTTTAATACAAAGGGCAGGGAAGTTAGGGTAGGAAGGCTCAATGATTTTGTATATGAGTTTTGCATGGAAAATGATATGTACCTTTTCCCAGATAAGGCTCCTGAAGTAGACAAGGTGGTTTTTGATATGATGGATGAGCAGAAAATTGATTTTAAAGATGGGGAATATGTCCTCAATGAAAAGTTTAAAGACCTGATATACTCAAAGGATATTATTATAAAAAACCGCTCCAGAAAGTTTAAAAGCACCCTTAAAGACTATGTAGAAAAGTTGAGGAATACATTATGATTATAAAAATAGGTACGGACAGATTTTGGGTAAAGGCATCCAATATAGAAAGATGGGCAGAAATTTTAAAATCCTTACCAAAGAAAGTACCCTGCAGCAGTAAAAAAGATTTAGCCAAGGATTATCTGGGCTATAAGGTTGACGAGAGCGGAAGAATTGTTAATGCTGATGAGGTATATGGTCTGTTTGGTGCAGAAAAAGATAAAAACTCTTTAACTATTGTTGGATGTAACTTTATAAAGGAAATTGAAGGCGGATATGAACTTACAGAGGGTGCCACTGAACTGGTAGAAAGATTTAAACATAATGAAGAATGGGAAAAGGTATTGGCCAAGCAATTATTAAAGTATTCCATAAGAATTAGGACCATTGCTTATGCGATGCTAAATGGAGGATATCTCTATTTTGAAAAAGGATATATGGAAAACTTCGCAAAGGCTTATATAACCCTAAATGACAAGAAGTTTTACATTTTCAGCAGTAAGCCTGATGAAATGAACATTAATAGTTTAATGAAGGAGAATCAATCAAAAATATTAGGGGATTTCTGGAAAATGGAACTTGATATTGGAAATGGGGAAGAAATAGAATTTAGGGGCGTTAATAAAGATTATCCTTCTTTAGGTTCTATGAGTACTTATTTAAAAATACCAATGCTGTTATTTGATTATTTAGGGTGGATTGTTGAAAGCGAAGATGGAAGGTACATCTTAGATAAACATAAGATAAAAGAGGATACAGGTATTGATGTATATGAAAGTTTAGTAAATGAAGCCGATATGGATGATATAGAAATACTACATAAATTAATTAAAGAATACTCGGATGCAAGGGGATTTTTCCCAATAGGAATAGTAGGCTCCATATTGAAAAAGAAGGTTGACAGTGAGAATACCATGGCAGAAGA
This portion of the Thermoanaerobacterium sp. RBIITD genome encodes:
- a CDS encoding type III restriction endonuclease subunit M; protein product: MFIKPDNMDGQRISYNYVVQRYKIQQLLKEQPLVVLNNICEEITSGIRVKKEYYTDKDGYRIVAPGDIRSDIVYVNELKMVRTEVVKEKDIINSGDVLITSSGKSGQIIYANEALEGCVVTSDIIKITLRDRSKGVKLYRFLKSDTGQMLLNSIKIGILNKIFVEDVANLLIPEDFGAYKEGYSDDALRYARAEKLYKSAENMFYKIIDYKGEEEYLKYFYVTDHLDSHRLDPEYYSNFYTELYRVIQKNTENVKWQELGELVKIKVAERPKINENQKVKYFLLADIDPYFSIIKETHEDFYGNLSNRMRYIVRSGEIVTAKGGSATGTKGHATALITEEFDGMVTTDALYNLVPRNISPYYLLFLFKQPVILNQINMFTKGTLYKLIQRKDFERIRIPRLRTDLEWQIADKMMNYLNQLQNKF
- a CDS encoding restriction endonuclease subunit S; protein product: MVIYKVNAYISIMKKPNIIWINSSFIDDRINSNHYKEKMLTNIENILNSGLYILKINDIVEVNRRGKGLSVLKDGEIPNYKVRNLTNFGVDEEPDYVSKEDFIKNKSCHIKKGDVLLASTGVGSLGKVDLFYGNFPATVDGHITILRTKENFDSGYLKAYLQSKYGQIMIEQNTLGSTGQTELYPKDIEKFLIPIPSPEIQKYIGDKVRKADELREEAKRLKKEAETFLYEMLQLKPLNDFDKDMFSFVNSNYIDSERLDSEYYKTKYITLEKLLKSKKVTSFKDIIIESKYGASVPADYTMVGIPFIRGNNLTDNEINIDDIVYLNKKLKDEVKDHHVNTGDILITRSGTVGISAVVDEKCDGFSFGSFMIKLRIDMRIWNPYYIAAFLNSFWGKWQIERLQNGAVQQNINLQEIGRIIIPIISKENQDKIEELIKNYINKKRQSKQLIQEAKQDVEDLIEGNFDMSKVKANS
- a CDS encoding DUF2188 domain-containing protein, giving the protein MGKNQWVVKHGDKWAVKGEGNERVTKVTDTQKQAINVAKGIAQNQKSELIIQGRDGKIRSKDSYGNDTCPPRDKEH
- a CDS encoding N-6 DNA methylase produces the protein MQELKDKIKKLGYDEIKDIDDATFVASHKDVYVYVKKVDEEQLKPELVTSITYEAMATDPISTYAWITNGTSNAYILVEEEKAVSEIPSVFEDENKLYSGKRQLTDRDKWSIRKYQELQEKFDGLHEMIYANKDHVNNSNDVIDEFSKLIFMETFRLYHPDYQLKKGNLSGKFFNDIYSYEYVAKNKGKAVQEIREAFKEIKDHADYVAILDNGEKANIFSADEYIKLENPNIYIAVLKALQDLGPIVIDGVEKPATLRDLTGDVLGRVFDVLLRGKFENKGGMGIYLTPRQVTEAAAEMVLHDLTKDGAAKLIGKDPKTGIPTLRIGDLCCGSAGFLIKMLQKIEHYLLNKLTGDKKQYEELFEQMKEHCFIGADNAPGMVLKARINMALHGAPKCPIFQTRNSLVNTRLKPGTFDAILTNPPFSKTGISKTIKKGNTTVENPEGAEIIKYYSSDIDEDGQNRMNPYGLSLGSKPDSRGQWKEVNSVDPAVLFIDRNLQLLKPGGLLMIVVPDGILSNSGDKYVREYIMGKKNPVTGEFEGGKAILKAVISLPQETFALSGAGAKTSLLYLKKKEHPGEKQGPVFMAVADEVGFTVKQNVEVQLGDDHNDLLKIVEAYKKGMPEDVE
- a CDS encoding metallophosphoesterase; this encodes MQLSDLHSKNFGKNNYRLIKKINSENPDIIVMTGDMVNTKDTDFEVFINLAEQLSKSYETYYIVGNHEQNLSDNKLKSLTDKLNTIGIRVLDNEKVTITKGNDSINLYGLWFNLKYYKDVSNEYTKNAYFGTEQIKTVLGSLDNNSYNILLTHNPVYFDTYSNWGADLTLSGHIHGGMVRIPFMGGLLSPEREIFPKYDAGEYQINGKELIVNRGLGNSFGFRIFNRPEISVIILSN